The DNA sequence AGGCAATATGCCATTTGCGACACAAGGCGGAGTCTTACTGCCGCCGCAGCACCGCCACTAACTCCGGACGGACTCTCCACTATTGGGCAACTTAACTGATCCCATTCGCTTTGCTCCATCAGGCTACATCGACACcactccttcttctccccattCCAACGGACGTCATCTTTCTCCCTGAAAGAAACGTCAGATGGTCCCCTCGATACCGGCGGATTGATCCCTCGCGATCGCTTTTTCCCGTGATCAATAATTacccctctttctctcaaAGTTCAATCTTATATTCTACCTTTACCATCAACAAAatgcctcctccaccaccgccgccgccgccgcccgGTGGCATGGGAGgaccccctccccctccccctccagGAGCTCTCCCGAGTAGGCCATCAGGCGCAGAAGCGAAGGGCCGCGTAAGACTATATGTTCGAAGCTATACCTGACAGAAGACTAATCTTTTGGCAGGGTGCCCTTCTCTCGGATATCCATAAAGGCGCACGACTTAAGAAGACTGTAACCAATGACAGATCAGCGCCCCAGATTGCCGGGGGAGGAGCGAAGTCGTCTGGTCCTCCGATAGCAGATGCACCGCCCGTTCCAAGCATGCCGAAGCCCCCGGGTTCGGCACCACCGGTACCTGGGCAAGCAGCGAACAGACTACGAAGTGATAGCGGAGCTGGTTCAGGGGGGGACAGTAGCGCGGCTTTACCAGCAGCTCCCCAGCTGGGAGGTCTCTTTGCCGGAGGCATGCCCAAGCTACGCagccgaggaggagttgATACTGGAGCCAATCGAGATTCGCCATATCGATCAGAATCACAGGGCTCGTCGGCACCGAAGCCTCCCGTGTCGCCTGCTCCGAAGCCTCCAGGAGCTCGTCCTCCCCCGCTGCCTTCTTCAGAGTCTCCTCCCGCGCCTCCTGTTAACCCATTGGTTGCTGGTCTGAAGAAGCCTCCCCCAAGGCCCGCTTCGCGGCCATCATCTACTGTCTCAAATGCATCGGCCAGGTCGGCGTCAGATGCTCCACCACCTCGTGCACCACCACCGTTGCCAGGCTCAGCAAAGccgcctccaccacctcccgTATCCTCTAGAAAACCATCAAccccagctcctcctcctcctcctgcaCCCCCTTCTACAATTCCAGCTGcgccacctccacctccacctccacctaCAGCCCGGCCACCTCCCCCAGCGCCTGCGCGATCtacccctccaccaccaccaccgccgccgcctcctgCAGCCTCAGCACCGCAGCCACCTAACGGAACCGCTGCTGCATCAATAGCTGTTCAAGCTGCGAGAAACGCTTTTGGGCATAGTCAGCAGACACCATCCGCCCCGCCCCCGCCCCCACCCGCTTCATCCGCCCCTTCAgcaccccctccacctcctccgaGTGCTCCCCCAAGCGCCCCTCCAAGTGCTCCTCCGAGTGCTCCTCCGAGTCAGCCACCATCACGCCCGTTATCGCACGAGCCTCTAGCTAGTCAACTCCCGGATCGATCTACACTAGACCCGAGCGCGTACACCCTGAGCAACGGCGGGCCGTCATCAGGGTCGAGTCCTCTAAGCTCAGCAGTGCAGGGGTTAATTCGGGTAGAAGACGTTCGGTTCAAGTTCCAGAGCGAAGGTTTACTCCCCAAGCCGCGGCCTTTTGTAGGAGGCCCCAGACGATACCGTGCTGGGCGAGGCAGCAGCGTGCCATTGGATTTGAGCGCACTGAGTGGCTAGGATATTGTTGTAGATAACAAGCAACATCGAGGCTTATCAAACCGTTTTGTGACTTCAAGTTGCATTTGTTATCGGGATAGCCAATAGGCAATACAACGAAAGCTTCTTCCTTTtacttgctcttctttcatGTACAACTAGACACGTACATTTTTTACTAAATGAAcgtttattattatattttagTTatccctttttttccccaaCAACTTTCAAGTAAAAAACATATGGACATGAGGGGCAGCCCATTTCGACGTCATCCGAGCTATTGAATAAAAATAGAGGGTCATGGGTTATCACGTGATAGACTAATCATATCGAAGTGTCTGGCCggaggagaaagaacaaactCATTGTTGCGACCACTGCTGTGCTGGTTCACCATAATTCGACATATCGCCTCGGATAGCATGTCATCTTGATCTTACTTTAAATGGGCTTCTGACAGCAAAATTCAACGAGGCCGGAGAGCAGCAGCCCGAATTCCCTACACGCGTCCACCACTGGTTCTGCACAGCGATAGAGCGTCACAATTCGATAGACTTCAACCCCCCAGAAACTAATTGGAGACaatctcttctttgactcCTGACTACGTTCTATCGACTCCCCTTTTCCGGCGGTCTCGGGTCGTGAACAATAGCTCCCGCAAGCTCTCATCGCCTTACCAGAGCTCCAGCCCGGTTCAGACCTATTCGCGCACGAGTACGCACACCGTTCCCACCTGTTCATGACAGGGAATTCTATAGCGCGTCATCATGTCTCTCCACTCATATATTAATAGTAAGTGATCCAGTGACCGGTGGATCCCAGCATTATGCAGGACCGTGCTAACGCGCCGTTCCGTAATAGAAAAAGTCCTGGTTCTGACCGTTGACGGGCGGACTCTCCTCGGGACGCTACTTTCTACGGATCAGTTGACTAACCTGGTTCTCCTGGATACCATCGAACGAATCATTCGCACCCCCGATGACCCCGAGCCAAGCTCTCAGATCGAGCACGGTCTGTACCTGATCCGAGGCGATAACGTGGTCGTATGCGGCGAAGTGGACGAGAAGATCGATGGTGAGATTGATTGGGCCAAGGTTAAAGGCGAGGTGGTCAAGGGTACCAAGAACGCATGAACCCTGATTTTGTACCGGTTACGATGCGAGCTTTCTTGCTCAAGGACGAACCACATCCCTTGTGCATGAGAGTAACGTTGGATGATCGAAACGTGGCATGGTGGCTAGGCTGGACTAGACCGTTTGTGATAgatcttattttttttttatatttcttcGTGGCTGAGGGTGCAACAGTCCATCAGAGCCTCATGTACAGTGCGCTTCTTGCGCACCGTGTCACGCGGAATGGCACCGCTATGGTCATTCTCCATAGCGGTGATACAGATTTGGATTGATATCGTGGCGTATTCTGCGACCATGGTGGGGCTCGGACTGGACGGCAgctttttttatttaaaaaaagaaaatgcgATCTTAGGTCAAAAATACTGGCGCTACGGCTCCTGGGGTTTTACTTGGTGACAtcaggagaaaaagggggaggagacggaaaggaagagggaggacAGTatgggatgggatgggatgggataGAAACAAGGGAGACAGCAATCACGGCTCtacattttttttctcaggACTACGGAATATCCGTCCTCGACAACTACGAACGCAGGAATCTCAGGaagtggatgatgatgaatccTGGATCTCAACAATGTATATCGCTGTATGTGACTTGCAATTTCCGCACGTTGATTGGGGCGAGTGGAACCCAATCTGACATCCTATGCAGAGAATGCAGTCGACTCCTACCTGATTAGAGGAGCAGGGCAATGAATGACATGAGGTTGCGGTTCGATTGACTGAACGTCGTTGTCGTGTTTAGGGCTTGGCGAGAATTTCGGAAGTCGCTCAGTGAGGACTAAAAGTAAAGTAGGCAGCCAAATACTCCCACTAGTCAAAACTAGATTGGACCGTCCGTTTCACCAAGAATTTCAATTGATTGGTATGCAATTGGCTTCGCTGCCCAATTGTTTATTATTAACTGAGTTGCGTGAGGGGTTTGAAAATCTTATActcgtcttttctttccttggGGTCTTATTTTCCACTCCGCCACGATCTCATCCCCCCGTCCAAGTGGAGGGATAGAAGACTGAACAGACAACAAAAAGGAGTAAGTAGAACAAATAAACGATACTTACTCCACGAGGGATCGTCCACGGAGTACACCAACAGACCTATTAGTTTACCTCCTCCCAGACAATCTGGTAGCGccgtttcttctctgccgCGCGCCCCGCCCCTGCCAAGTGCACATCGCCCAaccatctctctctctctcgctcCGACTTTCATTCCCCTGACCCTCCTTTCCCtactctctgtctctctctctctctctctctctccttctcctctcgctatcgctcttcttccttgtctgGTCTGTTATTATTTGCGGTTTGTTTGTCTTCGTCCTTTGTCCTATTCGTCCAATTGTTTTCGGTGTCGCCTGTCCCACGTATAACCTTTGGATTGCCCCGTTACTTTGGTGTTACTTttagttcttttctccgacGTTGTAGGTCGCTGGGCGATCTCCGTTTTTAGCTGCCTTCCCGTCCCCGCCCGCTATCAGACTATACGCCCTTCATGTTGCTGTCAGCGACACGACAAACATCGAGACATATTTACCGGTGTCCTCGGGCCTATCTGTTCTCGTGAGTGCCATAGTATTTTGGCCAGTGTCGCTATCAGTTGACCTGCGAACCTTCCTCACCGCTCCCAACCTCCCTCCAACCTCCCCAGCCCAACCATGTGGCTGTGGCGAGGCGCTCAATCGGCGGTCTTCTATTATGCCACCTGTACACCATGTGCCGAGAAAGTCGATCGCCGAAAACGTATgaaagaagccgaagccgcTCGATCCCGTCgcgaaaaggagaagaatgaagagatCATCGCCGACCAACCTCGGCCGTTCCCTCAACCAACCGCCTTCAGTACCAACCCCGGATGGGCCGAGGAAATTGCGTTAGGCCCTGGCCCCCCGGCAAGAAGAGGTGGCAACCGGTCTGCGCATCGTCGTACGGACAGTTGGAATACGGATGGTATCTCGGCGAACTCCTGTCATGATGTACGTGCAtcgcaaaagaaagacaagagcAGCCTGATGCAACCGATTGAGGAACGGTGGAACCGCATGCGATATCAGCGCGAAGACGAGCCGTTATGGGGTGAAGAAATGGAGGTGAAGGGCTCTTCGGTTGGACTATCAGGTAGCGGGAAAGCGAATGCCCACGAACCTAGCAAATACTATATTGCACGGGTGCCTCCAGTCAACGATCTTCATCCGCCTATCGTCAGTGGACCCAAGTCTAGGGCTGAGACGCGATGGATGCTGCAACCTGTACCTAGCGCTAGGGTAATGGCCGGAAAAGATCGCTTCCCTACTCAGAAGAGTAATACCATCGACCCATCATTAACCCGCGAAAAGAGTACCAACAAAACCTCCGAACGAACCCCACTACCACCCTTATCTACTCAGAACGGTGAAAAGAAACCCGCCAGAGTTCGTCCTCCCTTCGCTCACttcgacgacgatgatgatgacgatgacgacgatgatccTCGACCTCTGAAGACGCCTGAGCCCAAGGATAGCCGCGAATACAGATCAccctcttccctttcgtACGGGCGTGATGAGTCTAATTTTGTCATAGCTTCGTCTCTACGGTCGCGATCAGATTCGTCTTCGTTGGCTTCGATTGACTCCGATGACATAGAATCCCCCAGAGTCTCGATACAGTCCCCGCAGACACCGATATCCCGGCCGATGTCCAAGGAAGCCGATGATGGTAGCAAACTGTTCCGGCCGCATGTGTCGAAGACATTATCAAACCTGCATCGGGAGGACAAGAAAGTTGAATTGTTACATTTAGAGATTTCCGATCACCATGAAGAAGTCGGATTAGGTGATCTTGAGCAAATACGACCGTGGCGCTGGAGCATGGACATATAGCCGCAGTATTCGATTCCTTGAGCAACTTTCTAGCCTCgattctgtttcttcctcgaatTTTGATCTCAGACACTCCGATACACCTTGATACCTGGTTTTTCTCGGCGTTTACAGCAGACAAAAGCGATCATTCCGTTCCTTATCATCCCATCGATTCTCTATGCATTGGAGCAACCAGTTACCCCAGGGAAGTCCGTTGTTATGTGCATGGCAGGACCACCAGAAACGAACGTTATTATTGAAGACTTTCCGTGACTGTTGTTTTTATCCGTTGTTTCCATAACATGCAGTAcctatacatacataccatccCTGCAGAATTCCATCCATCCTTTCATTACCAGTGCAGATTACACTCCCTAGCTggcattttctttttccgttGTCTGAATTGTTCTTTGACCTTGGCTTTTCAAATATGCATTGTCCTGAAGCCCCATCCTCATGTTCATGTATAATAACTTTTAATATCAATTACTGCGTGTTTCTTTCATTGCGTGCGTTTTTCACGATTCAACTTGTTTTCCCTGGGGTTTTGTTGGTCGTTATACACGATATGCCATATATAATGTCTTGCACTATTCAACCGTATCTTGATAGGCCGTAAGCATGAATGCTCCGTCCAAACTTGAAATTTCCAGAGACATCTCTGTCATAAGAATGAAATTAAAAGAGACCCGGTTACGTCATGtgatttggaaaagaaaagagtaagaTTTGAGGTATATTGTTAATGTGCAAATGATGGGATTTAGCCAATATATCGCGAGCGTATAGCCAGTACACAATGATTGAACTCCATGTGGGGAAACGGATTCCGGACCAATGCTGAGAAGAtgaacgaaaaaaaaaggatcaTATAATGATAGAGATAGAGATGCTTTCGGTAGCCCATAAGAAACATGTCATGAGTACGTAGCACACATGCGCATCAACTCAGTGGCCCATTTGgaatttattttctttctgtctttctgccTTTCTCGCCTACCATTTTCCGCTTTCGATTGGGTCCTGTTTAgtagaccttcttcttctcatccatactTAGTTGACCGGGGCCCATGTTGACCAGAAGTAAGAGACCGCCGCTATAGAATATGGTTAGTGACTGCGATTCACAATGCTACGAGGCAAGTCTAGGTGCAACTTACACAATAGAcaagatctggaagaaatCGTACTTGGCGAAATCCttgtgggggtggtgggGGTGGAGCTAGGAGGCCGTTAGTTACTAGCTACACAAACGTCGTTCAAGGTATACATACGGTCCAGAAGTTGTTGACTAGAATGTTGAAGACActcagcaacaccaccaGGATGATAGCGCTCCACTTAGCCTTGAATCCCACAATGACCATGACGCATGCGACGAGGCCAAACAAACTGACCAGAATGCGCCAGAAGCTCCACTGGCCGGAGAACACAAAtccgacgaagaggaagatgagcaGGACACGACCAGCGAACTGAACGTACATCTTGcggtccttctcatcaaGCTGGGGCAGACCAGCCGGGACGAACTTCTTGCGCACCCATGAGTCGGAGAGAACCATGAGGAGACCGCCAATAACACTCAGGTTGCGCAGGAAGAAATTGAGATCGAAGATGAGTCCATATCCGAGGCCCTGGGTGACAACGACACCCAGCAGGCCGGCGACGGCGATTTCAGTATGTTTACGAGCAATGACCAGGAATGAGCATATCGACATAGCGAGCacattgaggatgaggaaggtgTGTGTGATGCCCCACGGAACTGAAGATGGTTAGACTGGAGGCACTAGGGCTCACTGCGCAGCAATGATCACCATTGCTGCGGGTGGCGAGAGTAAGCTTACTTTTGCGGTACTCCCGCAGGTAGAGAAGCTGGTCGCTCCATTGTGTGATGATTCGCAGACTGTCCTCAATGAAAGTGACGACGATCAGGAAACGGCCAATGGCTGGGAGATACCTGTAGACGGAAGAAGACACAGTGTTAGCGGTGTGAGTCCAACACTATCATTCCGACTATTGTTCGTCTCTCTTGTCGCGCTCTGGGAGAACAACAGAACGAATTGAGAAACATTTCAGAGATACCACGTACGGTTTAACGGGGTCTGCCAACGTGTCCAACCAATCCTCAATCTTGCTGGTCTGTTCCCGAATGGCATCCAAGGGGCTAGGGTCACTTGTAGCATCTGCGCGACCAGGTCCCCCGAAGGGATTTTGGTGGCCGAGATTGTATCCCGCGGTGCCGCGGATCTGCGCCATAGCGAAAGTTGTTGTTTAATGGGACGAGGAAATTCGAGCCAGTAGGAGTATGAGAGATGTACCGAGAATAGGAACCTCGGGAGCTAGCCACGAGGGGTCGGTaaacaagaaataaagaaagaattgGTAGAGGATGAAAATAAGTGACAATCAGAATAGACGAGACTTCcgagagaggagaagagaaagagaagaagggagggaaaggacGAGTAAATAGCAGAGAAGACCCAAAGAACGAATGAagcgaaagagaagaggacaaAACAACAAGTTGCATCCGTTGGTTCGTTGCCCGTGACTTTACGTCGGCCCTGCAGTTCAGGCCACGATGACCGGAACTCGCTGCTAGTCCCTATGGGGCATGGTTGCCAAGCCATCTCAAGGGGTTCTCTGACGACATTTGCagaacgagaagatcccACACTTCCTCCTGCAATTATAGTTCTTTCGTCGAGAGAATCAATTCTATTTTTAAAAGTCCGTCGCAACTTTGGGCTGGCAACCACCCTTGTGTTTCGTCCCAGACGAACCCCCAATGGTGGATCATTCGTGATACAGCCTACTTCCTACCAGACTACCAAGTACGAACATACATGAGATACCACACGGATCCCCACTACATATCAGGGACTATATTGATCGTCATTCCCAAAATGGCCCATTCCTCCCCGGATTAAGAACCATGATGGATCCAAAACAAATACATCcagccaaaaaaaaaaggcggaGAACGTATTAAAACCCAGATCCAGGGAACAATAAACACGACACTCAAAAGTAAATAAGTAATTATTAAACACAACGAACTCAGCCCATCCCggcacaaagaaaaggccagGTGGCTGTTGCGGAGACGAACCATTGCAGATCTTGATCCATGCTCCCCTTCAAGGCCTCCACTGTGGTCATCCATGCAAAATGCCGGGTCCTCAACGCAGGGGCATTGGATCAAGCAAAGGAATGAAGGCCTAGTCCACAAACAAATCATTCGGGAAAGGATATAATAAGTAATAAGCATGGTATTGTTGGGAAAACCCGGAATCCGGTCATAGATCAAACGTCTTTTCGTCCATAATTATCGATCAGATAACAAAATGTGttataaaacaaaacaagaAGAATTTGAGAATCCGAGCAGTACATAAATgagaaaagtaaaaggaaaaagaaaatgttaCACGGCTCTATTTTTTTAGGagggttttcttttcttggatttgGGTGGTTGAGGCTGATGTTCCCTGTGCTGACGTCGCAGAAGGAATCAGACACCTCGCCGGCTGCGCGGTGCATTTTTAGTGTGATAAAAGACCCCGAACGCCGAAGCCATGAATAATACATACAGTGAAATCGAAAAGATTTCCATGAgaaaaaaagcccaaaagATACACCCCAACCATGTATCTTTTCAGTTcttcaagaagctcaaaagGCCGCTCAAGCAGCCCAATCGGAGTCGAGAGGATGTCCCTTCTTTCCGGAGCGGAGGACATCAGGAAGGTAGGTAGGAGTGATCTTCACCTTGGGCTCAACAGGTGCAGGTGCGGGTGCGACCGGGGTGGGCTGGTCTTCAACAGCGCTGACTTCGCTGTCATCGGCTTTgccgcccttcttcttgatcttcttgctaGACACGGTGGTCCACTGATCCTCCCCGTTCTCTGCGCCGAGAATGCGCAtctgctcctcctcggaTGGGAGGCCCTGGTCCCATTCCTTGGAGGATGCGGCAGCGGACGACTTTTCAGGCTCAAATGTGTCCAACAGGTCAACCTTAGGGCCCGGAGCGGTCTTGTGGATGCCGTTGGTAACATTGCCGTTGGTAACCTTGTTCACGCTCTGAGTCTGCCAGGCATTAGGTTGAGTAGCCGGCTTTGACTTGGCGGCTTCGCGGCGCTCAGATTCGCGAGCGGTGTggagctgcttctccagcagTTTACgtctctcctcctcagcttcctgaacCTGCTGCTTGCGAGCTTCATTCTTCAGTCGCTGTTGGCGCTGCTTCTTGGTTTCGACCTGCTTGAAGGATTggggtttctgtttcttcttctgggaGTCCGAGTCCAAAGAGCCCGTCACACGGAGCACCGACGCTGCTGGGGCAGGAGCCTCGAGCATGTCAGAAACATATCCAGCAGCAGAGGTACTGGCATTAACCTGGGGGGATCCAGCTGGAGAGAGGTCATCATCCGCCTCGGCTccggtggtggatgaggtaCGAGTGGAGACACGGGAGGCAGATCGTTCGTTGTTGCTGGCGGGCTGGCTGGATGAtcccttcttgttcttcttcttttgagCCTTGCTGCCACtgttgccttccttgctgCTTTCCTTAAGGGGAACACCGTTCTTCACAGCAGCAAAGCGCTTGgccatctctttcttgtcgatCTCCTCATCTGCCACTTCGACCTCCTCGATCTTGGGGGTCTGCACTGGCTTTTCCTCAGCCTTAGCGGGGGCAGGAGAGGGTTCCGGAGACTTcttagtcttcttcttgggtttcttcgCGCTCACCGCGCTCTCGGCCTTTTCCACGATGGGTTTTATGGGGGCTTTAGTTTTGGGGACAGGGCCATTGTAGTACCAGCCCAGGCCACCTGCTACCACGAGCAGGATAGCCCAGCTGAGGTAAggattcatcatcgtcaaaaCTATAACCAGTTTGCGTTAGTCAATGACACACCACGATAAATTATTGACTCTTGCGGGGGCTAAGCATACGCTTAAAGTGTATTCCTGAGATAACGTAGCAAAATCGTGATCAGAGTCAAATAAGATACGTTTCAAATGATAATCAAGGCTCGTCTTTGTGACAGAAGTCCACGCGCGTAATGGAACTTGGCGCAAGCAGTGATTGCAAGAATCCGGTGAGGGTAGCTGCAAAGGGGGCGGAAGAAACACTAGGGAAAATGTGAAAAAAGGTAGCAAGCGATCTCTCGCGGGTCGTTAATTCAGCTTCAAATCATTAGGCTGGGGGGATGACGACACAATGGGTGGttggaagaaggggaaagccAAATTTCAGCTTC is a window from the Aspergillus oryzae RIB40 DNA, chromosome 6 genome containing:
- a CDS encoding putative proline-rich, actin-associated protein Vrp1 (predicted protein) — protein: MPPPPPPPPPPGGMGGPPPPPPPGALPSRPSGAEAKGRGALLSDIHKGARLKKTVTNDRSAPQIAGGGAKSSGPPIADAPPVPSMPKPPGSAPPVPGQAANRLRSDSGAGSGGDSSAALPAAPQLGGLFAGGMPKLRSRGGVDTGANRDSPYRSESQGSSAPKPPVSPAPKPPGARPPPLPSSESPPAPPVNPLVAGLKKPPPRPASRPSSTVSNASARSASDAPPPRAPPPLPGSAKPPPPPPVSSRKPSTPAPPPPPAPPSTIPAAPPPPPPPPTARPPPPAPARSTPPPPPPPPPPAASAPQPPNGTAAASIAVQAARNAFGHSQQTPSAPPPPPPASSAPSAPPPPPPSAPPSAPPSAPPSAPPSQPPSRPLSHEPLASQLPDRSTLDPSAYTLSNGGPSSGSSPLSSAVQGLIRVEDVRFKFQSEGLLPKPRPFVGGPRRYRAGRGSSVPLDLSALSG
- a CDS encoding uncharacterized protein (predicted protein) gives rise to the protein MWLWRGAQSAVFYYATCTPCAEKVDRRKRMKEAEAARSRREKEKNEEIIADQPRPFPQPTAFSTNPGWAEEIALGPGPPARRGGNRSAHRRTDSWNTDGISANSCHDVRASQKKDKSSLMQPIEERWNRMRYQREDEPLWGEEMEVKGSSVGLSGSGKANAHEPSKYYIARVPPVNDLHPPIVSGPKSRAETRWMLQPVPSARVMAGKDRFPTQKSNTIDPSLTREKSTNKTSERTPLPPLSTQNGEKKPARVRPPFAHFDDDDDDDDDDDPRPLKTPEPKDSREYRSPSSLSYGRDESNFVIASSLRSRSDSSSLASIDSDDIESPRVSIQSPQTPISRPMSKEADDGSKLFRPHVSKTLSNLHREDKKVELLHLEISDHHEEVGLGDLEQIRPWRWSMDI
- a CDS encoding protein ERV29 (putative cargo transport protein ERV29), producing the protein MAQIRGTAGYNLGHQNPFGGPGRADATSDPSPLDAIREQTSKIEDWLDTLADPVKPYLPAIGRFLIVVTFIEDSLRIITQWSDQLLYLREYRKIPWGITHTFLILNVLAMSICSFLVIARKHTEIAVAGLLGVVVTQGLGYGLIFDLNFFLRNLSVIGGLLMVLSDSWVRKKFVPAGLPQLDEKDRKMYVQFAGRVLLIFLFVGFVFSGQWSFWRILVSLFGLVACVMVIVGFKAKWSAIILVVLLSVFNILVNNFWTLHPHHPHKDFAKYDFFQILSIVGGLLLLVNMGPGQLSMDEKKKVY
- a CDS encoding uncharacterized protein (predicted protein); the encoded protein is MMNPYLSWAILLVVAGGLGWYYNGPVPKTKAPIKPIVEKAESAVSAKKPKKKTKKSPEPSPAPAKAEEKPVQTPKIEEVEVADEEIDKKEMAKRFAAVKNGVPLKESSKEGNSGSKAQKKKNKKGSSSQPASNNERSASRVSTRTSSTTGAEADDDLSPAGSPQVNASTSAAGYVSDMLEAPAPAASVLRVTGSLDSDSQKKKQKPQSFKQVETKKQRQQRLKNEARKQQVQEAEEERRKLLEKQLHTARESERREAAKSKPATQPNAWQTQSVNKVTNGNVTNGIHKTAPGPKVDLLDTFEPEKSSAAASSKEWDQGLPSEEEQMRILGAENGEDQWTTVSSKKIKKKGGKADDSEVSAVEDQPTPVAPAPAPVEPKVKITPTYLPDVLRSGKKGHPLDSDWAA